The following coding sequences are from one Geothrix sp. window:
- a CDS encoding PAS domain S-box protein encodes MPQESLEILRQRAEGLQARLESTQGMLDAISEAIYIQDAEGRFVDVNEGAARMYGYPRDFFLGKTPEVLSAPGRNDMDAVAGAFGRALQGVPQQFEYWGRKQDGTVFPKEVRLYPGLHLGRPVVIAVAQDISARKRAEMTQKATYRIAEAALESRHTADLFPRVHAIVRDLMPAENLYFALWDPVSEMVSFPYWIDQSDPAPPPHRLGRGLTAWVLRRGLPLLVDQEALLALEAAGEVEPLGTLSLDWLGVPLKGKAGVFGALVIQSYEGGHRYSAEERDLLVFVSTQVALAVERTRAQSEQRVLKAAMDSAIDPVFGSDEWGGFVFVNQAASASLGYSREELLGRHVWDVDPKVLPDQWPLRWERLRSRGSNREETWHQRKDGSVFPVDISSTFLTVEGQEVAFTHVRDMTERRAAEEALRASEDKFSKAFQASPDAININRLDGTYLDANPAFTRMSGWTREEYLGRTTLELGLWADPEDRERMRRLLQAEGRFSDLEAPFRMKDGSLRTGLVSGAFIQVGGETCLLSVTRDITERKEAEAAIRYNEDKFTRAFHASPDAINLTRLSDGTYFEVSEGFEKISGWTREEAIGRTALELNIWVDPKDRERAVELIRNHGEYTGLEIAFRRKDGRIITGQMSGKVMEVGGVPCLLSVTRDITDRKLAESALRAAEQRLRTVLANSEAVIYQLDPEGRFMLSEGLGLAHLGLAPGQMVGMNALDLYQGDLQTVDQIRAALGGEASRQITPVGERLFDNFLTPVFNDQGQVDSVIGIATDVTERQRVEEALRAERGLFVGGPVMVIRWGAAPPWPVDYISPNVEKLLGYAPVELTSGRIMFDDLVHPEDRDRVHRESESLRRKGVSHFEQRYRLRNAAGEYRWFQDFTAQASPETNASYYLGYMLDITDRLQVEEALRQSQKLESLGILAGGIAHDFNNLLTVVLGNLNLAQMNLAETAPAQPYLARMEATVLRATELTKQMLAYSGRGHFLVKPHDLNEVVQEVTHLLEVSIPKKIRLRFDLEPGLPAIQADAAQIQQVVMNLVTNAADAIGDREGAIHLTTSSALLDEQDLHSAYTIDSLPPGRYVLLEVVDTGIGMPPDVLARIFDPFFTTKASGRGLGLSAMLGILRGHGAGLRIQSEVGRGSSFRLCFPASGEAVAATDPAREKTVAPRLHGRVLLVDDEDLILQTIGAALQAIGLEVTMARDGLEALERFRDADPRPDLVLMDLTMPRMDGREAFGAMHDLDPTVPIVLSSGFTEGDSLQTLSGQGPAGFMQKPYQIKELRLLLQRVLGG; translated from the coding sequence ATGCCCCAGGAGTCGCTCGAGATCCTCCGACAGCGGGCCGAGGGCCTGCAGGCCCGCCTCGAAAGCACCCAGGGCATGCTGGATGCGATCTCGGAGGCCATCTACATCCAGGATGCCGAAGGGCGATTCGTCGACGTGAACGAGGGGGCCGCGAGGATGTACGGCTACCCGCGGGACTTCTTCCTCGGGAAGACGCCGGAGGTGCTTTCCGCCCCGGGGCGGAACGACATGGACGCCGTGGCCGGGGCCTTCGGCAGGGCCCTGCAGGGCGTGCCGCAGCAGTTCGAGTACTGGGGCCGGAAGCAGGATGGCACTGTCTTCCCGAAGGAGGTGCGGCTCTACCCGGGCCTGCACCTGGGGCGGCCCGTGGTCATCGCGGTCGCCCAGGACATCTCGGCCCGGAAGCGGGCGGAGATGACCCAGAAGGCCACCTATCGCATCGCTGAGGCGGCCCTGGAGTCCAGGCACACCGCGGACCTGTTCCCCCGCGTCCACGCCATCGTCCGGGACCTGATGCCCGCGGAGAACCTCTACTTCGCCCTCTGGGACCCGGTGTCCGAGATGGTGTCCTTCCCCTACTGGATCGATCAGTCGGATCCGGCGCCCCCCCCGCACCGCCTCGGCCGCGGCCTGACGGCCTGGGTCCTGCGCCGGGGCCTGCCCCTGCTGGTGGACCAGGAGGCCCTGCTTGCCCTCGAGGCCGCCGGCGAGGTGGAGCCCCTCGGCACCCTGTCCCTGGATTGGCTGGGCGTCCCCCTCAAGGGGAAGGCCGGGGTGTTCGGCGCCCTGGTCATCCAGAGCTACGAAGGAGGACACCGCTACAGCGCCGAGGAGCGGGACCTGCTGGTCTTCGTCTCGACCCAGGTGGCCCTGGCCGTGGAGCGGACCAGGGCCCAGTCCGAGCAGCGCGTCCTGAAGGCCGCCATGGACAGCGCCATCGATCCGGTATTCGGCTCGGATGAATGGGGGGGCTTCGTCTTCGTCAACCAGGCGGCCAGCGCCTCGCTGGGCTATTCCCGGGAGGAGCTCCTCGGCAGGCACGTGTGGGACGTGGACCCCAAGGTCCTTCCAGACCAGTGGCCCCTCCGCTGGGAGCGGCTCCGGTCCCGCGGGTCCAACCGGGAGGAGACCTGGCACCAGCGCAAGGATGGTTCCGTCTTCCCGGTCGACATCAGCAGCACTTTCCTGACCGTCGAGGGCCAGGAGGTAGCGTTCACCCACGTCCGTGACATGACGGAGAGGAGGGCTGCCGAGGAGGCCCTGCGCGCCAGCGAGGACAAGTTCTCCAAGGCCTTCCAGGCCAGCCCGGACGCCATCAACATCAACCGGCTGGATGGCACCTACCTGGACGCCAACCCCGCCTTCACCCGCATGAGCGGCTGGACCCGCGAGGAGTACCTCGGCCGGACCACCCTGGAACTGGGCCTCTGGGCCGACCCGGAGGACCGCGAGCGGATGCGGCGCCTGCTCCAGGCCGAGGGCCGTTTCAGCGACCTGGAGGCGCCCTTCCGCATGAAGGACGGCTCACTCCGGACCGGGCTCGTCTCCGGCGCCTTCATCCAGGTGGGCGGGGAGACCTGCCTGCTCAGCGTCACCCGGGACATCACGGAGCGCAAGGAGGCGGAAGCCGCCATCCGCTACAACGAGGACAAGTTCACCCGGGCCTTCCACGCCAGCCCCGATGCCATCAACCTCACGCGGCTGAGCGACGGGACCTACTTCGAAGTCAGCGAGGGCTTCGAGAAGATCAGCGGCTGGACCCGCGAAGAGGCCATCGGCCGCACAGCCCTGGAGCTGAACATCTGGGTGGATCCGAAGGACCGCGAGCGGGCCGTGGAGCTCATCCGGAATCACGGTGAGTACACGGGACTAGAGATCGCCTTCCGCCGGAAGGATGGCCGCATCATCACCGGCCAGATGTCCGGGAAGGTCATGGAGGTGGGCGGCGTCCCCTGTCTCCTGTCCGTCACCCGCGACATCACGGACCGGAAGCTCGCCGAGTCGGCGCTGCGGGCCGCGGAGCAGCGCCTCAGGACCGTGCTGGCCAACTCTGAGGCCGTGATCTACCAGCTGGATCCCGAAGGCCGGTTCATGCTCTCCGAGGGGCTCGGCCTGGCCCACCTGGGCCTCGCGCCCGGCCAGATGGTGGGCATGAACGCCCTCGACCTCTACCAGGGCGACCTCCAGACGGTGGACCAGATCCGGGCGGCCCTGGGTGGGGAGGCCTCACGTCAGATCACCCCGGTGGGAGAGCGCCTGTTCGACAACTTCCTGACCCCCGTCTTCAACGACCAGGGGCAGGTCGATAGCGTCATCGGCATCGCCACGGACGTGACGGAACGCCAACGGGTGGAGGAGGCCCTCCGGGCAGAGCGTGGGCTCTTCGTGGGCGGGCCGGTGATGGTCATTCGGTGGGGCGCCGCCCCGCCCTGGCCCGTGGACTACATCAGCCCCAACGTGGAGAAGCTCCTTGGTTACGCCCCGGTCGAGCTGACCTCCGGACGGATCATGTTCGACGACCTGGTCCACCCCGAGGACCGGGACCGCGTCCATCGGGAATCCGAGAGCCTTCGGCGCAAGGGTGTCAGCCACTTCGAACAGCGATACCGCCTCCGGAATGCGGCCGGCGAGTACCGCTGGTTCCAGGATTTCACGGCCCAGGCCAGCCCGGAAACCAACGCCTCCTACTACCTCGGCTACATGCTGGACATCACGGACCGCCTCCAGGTGGAGGAGGCCCTCCGGCAGTCCCAGAAGCTGGAGAGCCTGGGCATTCTCGCCGGCGGCATCGCCCACGACTTCAACAACCTGCTCACGGTGGTCCTTGGCAACCTGAACCTCGCCCAGATGAACCTGGCGGAAACCGCCCCGGCCCAGCCCTACCTGGCCAGGATGGAGGCGACGGTACTGCGGGCCACCGAGCTGACCAAGCAGATGCTGGCCTATTCCGGACGCGGCCACTTCCTGGTGAAACCCCATGACCTCAACGAGGTCGTGCAGGAGGTCACGCACCTCCTGGAAGTGTCCATCCCCAAGAAGATCCGCCTGCGGTTCGACCTCGAGCCAGGACTGCCCGCCATCCAGGCCGATGCCGCCCAGATACAGCAGGTGGTCATGAACCTGGTGACCAACGCCGCCGACGCCATCGGAGACCGGGAGGGCGCCATCCATCTCACCACCTCCTCGGCCCTGCTCGACGAGCAGGACCTGCACTCCGCCTACACCATCGACTCCCTGCCCCCGGGCCGCTACGTGCTGCTCGAGGTCGTGGATACCGGCATTGGCATGCCGCCGGATGTGCTCGCGCGGATCTTCGATCCCTTCTTCACCACCAAGGCCTCGGGTCGGGGCCTCGGGCTGTCCGCCATGCTGGGCATCCTGCGGGGCCACGGGGCGGGGCTCAGGATCCAGAGCGAGGTGGGGCGCGGCAGCTCGTTCCGCCTGTGCTTCCCGGCCTCGGGCGAGGCGGTGGCCGCGACGGATCCAGCCCGCGAGAAGACCGTCGCCCCCAGGCTCCACGGGCGGGTCCTGCTCGTGGACGACGAGGACCTCATCCTCCAGACCATCGGCGCCGCCCTGCAGGCCATCGGCCTGGAGGTCACCATGGCCCGGGATGGACTGGAGGCCCTGGAGCGGTTCAGGGACGCCGATCCGCGGCCTGACCTGGTCCTCATGGACCTGACCATGCCCCGGATGGATGGCCGGGAGGCCTTCGGCGCCATGCACGACCTGGACCCCACCGTGCCCATCGTGCTGAGCAGCGGCTTCACGGAAGGGGACTCCCTGCAGACCCTCTCCGGGCAGGGACCCGCCGGATTCATGCAGAAGCCCTATCAGATCAAGGAACTCCGCCTGCTGCTGCAGCGAGTGCTGGGGGGCTGA
- a CDS encoding ABC transporter permease, which yields MMIWRQFVMEWRLYSRDRVAMFWTFAFPVVLLLGFGTIFRDGGGPKLSVVRVQSPVPTPRDEALDQALKDLHLQVQSLPKAEAEARWSRGETAAQLEPDGAGYRLRLNSYLMAQAGATAGLANQAWLVAQARLSGAPEPQRIPVQVESPGHKRSTNYASFLLPGLLGLNLVSMGLFSVGMVNVSYREKGKFRRLAVTPLPKWIFLLGQVLHRLTVTVVQAAILLLVGRVVFGIQNQGSFLDLLLVMTLGTGCFMAFGFALSGFAETSEGYAAISNLVFFPLMMLSGVYFTLDSAPAWLQHLVAGMPLAPFIRALRAVFNDGAGLAGHGVGLVIVLAWGLAAFVLAVRRFRWA from the coding sequence ATGATGATCTGGCGGCAGTTCGTGATGGAGTGGCGGCTCTACAGCCGGGACCGCGTGGCCATGTTCTGGACCTTCGCCTTCCCGGTGGTCCTGCTGCTGGGCTTCGGGACGATCTTCCGGGATGGCGGGGGCCCGAAGCTCTCCGTGGTGCGCGTGCAGTCCCCCGTCCCCACGCCCCGGGACGAGGCCCTCGACCAGGCCCTGAAGGACCTCCACCTCCAGGTCCAGTCCCTCCCCAAGGCTGAGGCCGAAGCACGCTGGTCCCGGGGCGAGACCGCCGCGCAGCTGGAGCCCGATGGCGCGGGCTACCGCCTGCGCCTGAACAGCTACCTCATGGCCCAGGCGGGCGCCACGGCAGGGCTGGCGAACCAGGCCTGGCTGGTGGCCCAGGCCCGCCTGAGCGGCGCCCCGGAACCCCAGCGGATTCCCGTGCAGGTGGAGAGCCCCGGCCACAAGCGCTCCACCAACTACGCCTCGTTCCTGCTGCCGGGCCTGCTGGGCCTGAACCTCGTCAGCATGGGCCTCTTCAGCGTGGGCATGGTGAACGTGTCCTACCGCGAGAAGGGCAAGTTCCGGCGCCTGGCCGTCACGCCGCTGCCCAAGTGGATCTTCCTTCTGGGCCAGGTGCTGCACCGCCTGACGGTGACCGTGGTCCAGGCCGCCATCCTGCTGCTGGTCGGACGGGTGGTCTTCGGCATCCAGAACCAGGGCTCCTTCCTCGACCTGCTGCTCGTCATGACCCTGGGGACCGGCTGCTTCATGGCCTTCGGCTTCGCCCTGAGCGGCTTCGCCGAGACCTCCGAAGGCTATGCGGCCATCTCGAACCTGGTCTTCTTCCCCCTCATGATGCTGAGCGGCGTCTACTTCACCCTGGATTCCGCCCCCGCCTGGCTGCAGCACCTGGTGGCCGGGATGCCCCTCGCGCCCTTCATCCGGGCCCTGCGGGCCGTGTTCAACGACGGCGCCGGACTGGCGGGTCACGGCGTGGGCCTGGTCATCGTCCTCGCCTGGGGCCTGGCGGCCTTCGTGCTGGCCGTCCGGCGCTTCCGCTGGGCCTGA
- a CDS encoding ABC transporter ATP-binding protein, which yields MSVPALRIRGLRKAFPKVVAVDGVDLEVARGEVFGLLGPNGAGKTTTLEIIEGLTSSDAGEIEILGLTWERDGQEIRSRIGVQLQSTSLFNKITPREALDLYGSYYPKCRTSKDLLELVQLEDKADAYHITLSGGQQQRLALALALVNDPEMVFLDEPTTGLDPQARRSLWDVVRRMKGEGRTVVLTTHYMDEAEALCDRLSIMDHGKVIATGTPASLIADLELPSVVELTFEGAAPDPAAFATRLGQAVEPRADLWEIPTPDPKALLPRLLEAAESTAVPFQQVHIRRATLEDVFLHRTGRSLRE from the coding sequence ATGTCAGTTCCGGCCCTTCGCATCCGCGGTCTCCGCAAGGCCTTCCCCAAGGTGGTCGCCGTGGACGGCGTGGACCTGGAGGTCGCCCGGGGCGAAGTCTTCGGGCTGCTGGGGCCCAACGGCGCGGGGAAGACCACGACGCTGGAGATCATCGAGGGCCTCACCAGCTCAGATGCCGGCGAGATCGAGATCCTGGGCCTGACCTGGGAGAGGGACGGACAGGAGATCCGGTCCCGCATCGGCGTCCAGCTGCAGAGCACCAGCCTCTTCAACAAGATCACCCCCCGGGAGGCCCTGGATCTCTACGGGAGCTACTACCCCAAGTGCCGGACCTCCAAGGATCTGCTGGAGCTCGTGCAGCTCGAGGACAAGGCCGACGCCTACCACATCACCCTCAGCGGCGGGCAGCAGCAGCGACTGGCCCTGGCCCTGGCCCTGGTCAACGATCCGGAGATGGTGTTTCTCGATGAGCCCACCACGGGCCTCGATCCCCAGGCCCGGCGCAGCCTCTGGGACGTGGTGCGCCGCATGAAGGGCGAGGGCCGCACCGTGGTGCTGACCACGCACTACATGGACGAGGCCGAAGCCCTCTGCGACCGGCTGTCCATCATGGACCACGGCAAGGTCATCGCCACGGGCACGCCCGCCTCGCTGATCGCGGATCTGGAGCTCCCCAGCGTGGTGGAGCTCACCTTCGAGGGGGCCGCTCCGGATCCCGCCGCCTTCGCGACCCGGCTGGGCCAGGCCGTGGAGCCTCGGGCCGACCTCTGGGAGATCCCCACGCCGGACCCCAAGGCCCTGCTGCCCCGGCTGCTGGAAGCCGCTGAATCGACCGCCGTCCCCTTCCAGCAGGTCCACATCCGCCGGGCCACCCTGGAGGACGTGTTCCTGCATCGCACGGGCCGGAGCCTGAGGGAGTAG
- the ispE gene encoding 4-(cytidine 5'-diphospho)-2-C-methyl-D-erythritol kinase — MALKVQAPAKLNRFLAVLGRRADGFHDLELVTTVLAGVPGLTDLLSGEPAASLSLQISGPAGHGLTADESNLVLRAWRQLERVADRPLPALLKLEKHIPHGAGLGGGSSDAAAALRLGNRLFDLGLEDQALLILASELGSDVPLFLLGGTVLGLDRGERVFPLRPAPLEPILIAHPGLHVSTPAVYRALQEVGYPDPEPLSSLPEGAPPPWRNDLTEAALRVCPPLSAVRDALRASGGEPLLCGSGSCWAARYDSIGRRDAAAESLRSFHRAWRVWTL, encoded by the coding sequence ATGGCGCTCAAGGTCCAGGCCCCCGCCAAGCTCAACCGCTTCCTCGCCGTGCTCGGACGGCGGGCCGACGGCTTCCACGACCTGGAGCTGGTGACCACGGTGCTGGCGGGCGTGCCGGGGCTCACGGACCTGCTGTCCGGGGAACCTGCGGCCAGCCTTTCGCTGCAGATCTCCGGCCCCGCCGGACACGGCCTGACGGCCGACGAATCCAACCTGGTCCTCCGGGCCTGGCGCCAGCTGGAGCGCGTGGCAGACCGTCCCCTGCCCGCCCTGCTGAAGCTGGAGAAGCACATCCCCCATGGCGCCGGGCTCGGCGGGGGCAGCAGTGACGCCGCCGCCGCCCTGCGCCTGGGCAACCGTCTGTTCGACCTGGGGCTGGAAGACCAGGCCCTCCTGATCCTGGCCAGCGAACTCGGCAGCGACGTCCCCCTCTTCCTCCTGGGCGGAACCGTTCTGGGGCTGGACCGCGGCGAGCGGGTCTTCCCGCTCCGCCCCGCGCCCCTGGAGCCGATCCTGATCGCCCATCCCGGTCTGCACGTCAGCACCCCGGCCGTGTACCGGGCCCTGCAGGAGGTGGGGTACCCCGATCCCGAGCCGCTGTCCTCCCTGCCGGAGGGCGCCCCGCCGCCCTGGCGCAACGACCTGACCGAGGCGGCCCTGCGGGTCTGCCCACCCCTGAGCGCGGTGCGCGATGCCCTGCGCGCCAGCGGCGGCGAACCCCTGCTCTGCGGCTCCGGCAGCTGCTGGGCGGCCCGATACGATTCGATCGGCCGCCGGGATGCCGCCGCCGAGTCCCTGCGCTCCTTCCACAGGGCCTGGCGCGTCTGGACGCTCTGA
- the map gene encoding type I methionyl aminopeptidase produces the protein MIREQIRYKSKKEIDKLRESCRLAANALRIAARAARPGVSLLELDKIAETYIRQQGATPSFKGYHGFPGTLCTSVNDKVVHGIPSKYVLQEGDIIAIDCGAKLDGFHGDTCLTVGVGKITEEARMLIQTAQLAMFVGIEHCRPGLRLGDMATAVQSFAEERGYSVVREYIGHGLGRDLHEDPQVVFAEQKVGTGFRMEPGMTITIEPILNTGSHKCLVESDGWTVRTKDGGLSAQFEHDIAITRNGPEILSIPDPEFELEDGL, from the coding sequence CTGATCCGCGAACAGATCCGCTACAAGAGCAAGAAGGAGATCGACAAGCTCAGGGAATCCTGCCGGCTGGCAGCCAATGCCCTGCGCATCGCCGCCCGGGCCGCCCGACCCGGCGTGAGCCTCCTGGAGCTGGACAAGATCGCCGAGACCTACATCCGCCAGCAGGGCGCCACCCCCAGCTTCAAGGGCTACCACGGCTTCCCCGGCACCCTCTGCACGTCCGTGAACGACAAGGTCGTGCATGGCATCCCCTCCAAATACGTGCTGCAGGAGGGCGACATCATCGCCATCGACTGCGGGGCCAAGCTGGATGGCTTCCACGGCGACACCTGCCTTACGGTGGGGGTGGGGAAGATCACCGAAGAAGCCCGGATGCTCATCCAGACGGCGCAGCTGGCCATGTTCGTGGGCATCGAGCACTGCCGGCCCGGCCTGCGCCTGGGCGACATGGCCACCGCCGTGCAGTCCTTCGCCGAGGAGCGGGGCTATTCCGTGGTGCGCGAGTACATCGGCCACGGCCTCGGCCGCGATCTGCACGAGGACCCCCAGGTGGTGTTCGCCGAGCAGAAGGTCGGCACGGGCTTCCGCATGGAACCGGGCATGACCATCACCATCGAGCCGATCCTCAACACCGGCAGCCACAAGTGCCTGGTGGAATCCGACGGCTGGACCGTGCGCACCAAGGACGGCGGCCTCTCCGCCCAGTTCGAGCACGACATCGCCATCACCCGGAACGGTCCGGAGATTCTGAGCATCCCGGATCCCGAGTTCGAGCTGGAAGACGGGCTGTAG